The window CTCGAAGACCGAGCCGGTGAATGAAGAGGCAGGGAAACCCGGCGACAAACAAAAAGAGAAGAGCAAAGGTGATGGCAAGCCCGCGAAGGAAGAAAAAAGGAAGCGACCGGCGATCTGACGAAATGGGAGCGAATTGATTCTGACCCGCGATCGGCTGACCCCGGCAGCACCCAGCAATCACGTATAAAAACTCGCGACGCAAATTCGCGAGCGAAGACAGGATCACCAAAGAACCAGGGATTCGATCGAACGATTCAACACAGGAGTGAATGCGATGCGGAAGCAATGGATGACAATGGTTGCAATGCTGCTGGTGGCGGCGGTGGTTGCCGCGCCGGTTCGTGCCGACGACGAGCCTGAAAAGAAGAACGCGGACAAGACCGCATCGAAGAAGGCGGACGCCGAGTCCGGGGCCGCCGACAAAGCAAAGGGGGGCGCGACCGCCGTCGAGGCCGATCCCATCAAACGATTGATCGAAATCCGCGTCGACCCATTCCTCGTCCCCGCCAGGGCGATCAACGTTCCGCTGCCCGGCCGCGTCCGAACCGCGCGTGAATTCATGGAGAACCTTGAGCAGCTTGCGAAGGACGACTCCGTCGGCGCAATCCTGCTTAACCTCGACGGCCTTTCCCTCGCCATTCCTGACATCGAGGAACTTCGACGGGGACTGGTCAAATTCCGCGCATCCGGAAAGAAGGTGAAGGCCTATCTCAACTCCGGAGATCCGAACGGCTATCTCCTCGCCTGCGCCGCCGACGAAATCGCAATGGCGCCCAGCGGCTCGCTCGCCCTGCCCGGACTTGGCCGGGTTTTCACCTATCTGAAGGGAATGTACCAGCTTCAGGGAATTGAGTACGAGGTGATCACGGCCGGCGAATTCAAATACCCCGGCTTTAACAACAGCCGAGAGCCGAACAATCACTTCCTCGAAGAGATGAACGAGATCATGGACAACCAGTACGCCGACTATGTCCGGATGATCGCCGAAGGCCGAAAACTGAGCGAGGAAAAGGTTCGTGGCATCATCGACGAGTGCCTGTTCGACGCCGAAAATGCGAAGAACGCCGGACTGGTCGATGAGCTTGGATACTACGAGGAGTTTCGCGAACGCGTTCTGCGCCGTGAGAAATTCAAGAAGGGCTCCGACGGCTCCAGCGGCATGGCAAACATCACGTCGCTCCAGGACCTGCTCACGCAGATCACAAAGGAAATGTCCAAAGCCCAGGACAGCTACAAAGCGGTCGGACCGAAGATTGCTGTCCTGCACGCCCGCGGCCCCATCGTGGACCAGAGCCTCGGCGCCGGATTCGCGTCGTCGATGATCATGCGGGACGACTTCGTCAAGACAATCGAGGAAATCCGCAAGAACAAGACCATCCGCGCAGTCGTGCTCCGAATCGACAGCCCCGGCGGATCGGCCTATGCATCGGACATCATCTGGAAAAAGCTCTGTGAACTGAACGACGAGAAGCCGCTGGTCGTGAGCATGGGCACCGTTGCGGGTTCCGGCGGTTATTACATTGCCGCGCCCGGCAGATTGATCTTCGCCGAGCCGACAACAATCACGGGCTCCATCGGCGTGATCGCAATGCTCGCCAATCAGCGATCGGCCCTCAATCGGATGGACGTCAATGTCTATGAAATGAAACGCGGCAAGCGCGCCTTGCTCGGATCAGGTCATCGCGACATGTCACCCGAAGACAAAGAGCTGTTCAAAACCTACATCCTCGACACATACGAACAGTTCCTCGACCGCGTCGCCGAAGGCCGCAAGATGCCCAAGAAGGAACTCCGCAAGCTTGCCGGCGGCCGAATCTATACCGGACGCCGAGCGCAGCAGATCGGCCTTGTGGATCGGCTCGGCGGACTCGATGACGCGATCGCGGCTGTCCGCAACATGGCTGATATCCCGGCCAGTGCCGAAATCAAGCTCGTTCACTACCCCCGCCCCAGCTCGCTCGGAGAACTGGCCGAGAGTTTCTTCGGGGTGACCGCGCTCCTCGAAACGGCCAAGCTCGCCCAGACGCCGGCCCAGACAGTGTCATTCGACCAGCAGTTGTCGATCTTCGGCGGCCAGCCGAAGGCACTCTGCTGGATGGCGGTCCCGGACCTGAACGCGCTCGTAACGCCCTGGACGCCGCAACTCGCGCCGTTCTCGCCATGGACCTTCGATGGAATGCCGGGCTTCACTAAGACGCCACAGCTACCATAAGCTTCGCTTTTACAAAATGTTAATACGAGAACTGCGGCGAGAAACCGGGTTGCCGGCTCTCGCCGTTTTTCTTGGTCTGGGACTCAAACGGGAAAATGGCCTGGACCACCGACTCGGCGTAAGAAAACAGGACACACATCGCCTATGACTAGGAAGGTGGCGGAATGCGGATACCGGACATTCTTCCGCGGCCGTTTTGCCTCGGAAGGGTCGATCGGCTATCATGCAGTGAAGTCAGTTTGTCGATTGTTGCGGGAGTGCCGCTGATTCGACAGGGGGTCTCGCTGTGGGGGCGAGGTAGTTTTTCGGACACTGACTTCGCATGAATCCGCCGCATCCGTCGGCTTTGCGAAAATCAAGGTCGGCCGGGTGACTATTTTGCGCTCTCCGCACCACAATGACCGGCCGACGTGGGCAAGGAAATCGAATCGGGCGGTCGCGTGTTCCCTCCGTTTGACGGACGCAGCAAACCGAATGGATTGAGGCGGATAAACCATCCGAAGAAAATAGAATCACTCTCTCCACGCAAAGAGACATTGAGAATGAAGGAGCTCAAAGAGATGAAGCGATACATTGGAAGGAATAAGGCTTTCACATTAATCGAGTTGCTGGTGGTCATCGCGATCATCGCGATTCTGATCAGCATTCTCCTGCCGGCGCTCACCAGCGCGAAGGTGACTGGCCAGCGGGTCAAGTGCCTCGCCGCCCTGAAGTCGGTGTTGCAGGTCACCACCGCCTACTCGGCCGACGATGTCAAAGGCGTGTACGGCCCCGTCCACCCGTGCGCCCCGTGCTGGATCTACGACGGCTACGCCGACTACGGTGGAGGCCCGGGCACCATGGACGAAATGAACTGGAATCAGGCATTCAGCCCGAATACGCGCCCCCTCAACAGGCTCCTCTACGGCTCGCTCGCTCAGAATAGTTCACCCGGCGACCGCGGCTGGTTCCAGGACTTCCAGTGCGCAGGCGACGACTACGGCTGGCAGGATGTGCCGGGCTTCGGCGCCGATCCCCGCGAATTGGAGAAGCCGTACTTCAAATCCAACGGAACTTCCTTCCGCCTGAATCAGTTGGCATGGAGCAACGGCCGACAGCTCGGCGTGCTCGGCCGACCGGTCTCACGAATTCCCGATACGGCGGTAACCGTCGCTTACATGGAGGCTCGAGCATTTCAGACGCTCTGGACGAACGAAATCTTCGGCTTCCTGAGCATTCCCGGTGGCTTGGAATTGACCACGCCGCACAAGAAACTGGGCTTCTTCAACCTCGGCTTTGTGGACGGTCACGCCAACAACGTGGACATGGGCAAAGGCACATTCTATCCTCGCACTGCCGAGCGGGAGTTTCTCGACATCCGTGGCACCTGGGGCCGCATGGACTGCCTGCCCGACCAGTGGTATCCTGACAGCAGTGCCGGCGATTGTGCCGCTGCCGGTCCGACCTGCAACTAGAATCCAGTGTCTCGACTGGCTGTGGCGGCCCTAAGGAGTCAACCCTATGAAACGTCAGGTCATACTAATTGCCATTCTGGTTCTCGGAGCCGCGGTCAGCGCCTATGTCTGGACAAGGCCGGGAGAGAACGAGGTCGACCAGAACCTCGCCGCCCAGAAGCAGGAATTTGTCTGCGAAAAATGCGGCACACGGTTCGAGTTGACCGTGGCCGAATCTACCGCGATGTACCGATCCGAAACCGGCGTCACCTGCCCGAATTGCAAGGCAGGCGGTGCTGAAAAGACCGATGTGAAGGTTCGGGTGTCTGGTTTCGCCTCGGAGGAGGACAAGGAGGCGGCCGCCGCCGATGAATCCGGCGAATCCGCCAAGTCCTTCGGATCGCGTTCCAGAGCCCAGTAGCGGCCGACCGAGTCCATTCAGTGTATTTCCGCGAGAGGCGAGGACCATTCCTCGCCTCTCGTCGTTTTGCGGCATCTTCGCCTCGGATTCCACGAATCGGCCTGTCGGAGTACGCTGATTGCAGCCGGACTTTGCGGCGCAGTCCGAAGCCACGGTAACAGACGTGGGTCAATTCTCTCCGCGGCATCGTCATGAGAGATTACGAATGCGACATCTGCATCATCGGATCCGGCTTTGGTGGGTCCGTCTGCGCACTTCGAGCCGCCCAAGCGGGATGCCGCGTCGTCCTTCTTGAACGCGGACCGCGATTGTCAGCCGATCACTTTGAAGACCTCGCCGCCGGAAACCGACCGATCTTCCGAATGCAGGATTTGTTTTCTCGTCAGCGCAACGCCGACATTCCCGACGGCATCGTCGATCTCCAATTCGCGGGCGGACTCTGCGCCGTCACCGCCAGCGCGGTCGGCGGCGGGTCCCATCTCTATACAGCCGTTACCCTGCGCGCGCCGGAGGAAACCTTCACGCCACAATGGTCGGCGCTTTCTCGTATGGTCATGGATCCGTATTACGATCGTGTCGAGGCAATCATCCGGCCCACAAGGCTGCCGCACACCCTGCCGCGAACGGCCGCGATGCAGTCTGCCGCTTCGCACATCGGCGGCCGCTGCGTCCGGTTGCCGCTCGCCATGGACTGGCCCGAAAATGCCTCCGACATGGCACAACCGCCGACAACATCCGGCCTTCGCAGGGAAGTCGCGACCTGGCTGCAGGGCGGTCGAACATGCCGAAAACGAACACTCGACAGAACCTACCTCGCACAGGCGGAATCGGCCGGCGCGGAAATCCGTGCAATGCACGATGTCACGGCTATTGCACCGCTTGATATCGACGGCGGTTACGAAGTCCGATTCAACCGCCCCTCAAACGAATACGGCACCGAAGCAGGCTCGCTCAGGGCGAGGCGAGTCGTCCTCTCCGCCGGAACATTCGGCACAATGAAGCTGCTGTTCCATTGCCGCGACGCAATCGGCACGCTGCCCCATCTCAGCGCCGCGTTGGGCTGGCGATTCCATACAAACGGCGACTTCGGAGCGGCCATCATCGGCGCGGCCGAGCCGGACGCGGACAGCGGGCCGCCCGTCACAGGCTGGATCGATTGCTGGAGCGATGATCGACTGTTCCTGATGGATACAGGAGTCTGGCCGATTGGCAGTCTGACGGCGTTATCGACTTCACTGGGACGCGCCTGGTCGATCGGAGTCATGGGTTTCGACGACAATCCCTGTCGGCTCAATTGGGAAACCAACGGTCACTCGCCACGCGGCCGATGGCGATTCACGCGCGATGCCGCGCGGAGTTCTGCATTTGACGAGCGACGACTCGCACGCTTGCGTGATCTGGCCCGGGCAGTGGGCGGAAGGTTGCTCGCGCCGCCGGCATGGTTCGACCGCCGCATGCCCTCCACCGTGCATCCAATGGGCGGCGCGGTCATCGCGGAATCGCCGGCGCAAGGCGTGACAAACCCGTTTGGCGAGGTCTTCGGACATCCCGGCTTGTATCTTGCGGATGCAAGCCTCTTTCCGACTCCAACCGGCGTCGCCCCGAGCATGACCATCGCGGCCGTCGCCGAATGGGTGATCGAACACCTGCTTGCCGAAGCGGGAGCAAAAGCTTGACGACCGCTCAGTCCGGATCAATCGCGATGCCGCTCTTCGACCGTTTC is drawn from Phycisphaerae bacterium and contains these coding sequences:
- a CDS encoding GMC family oxidoreductase — protein: MRDYECDICIIGSGFGGSVCALRAAQAGCRVVLLERGPRLSADHFEDLAAGNRPIFRMQDLFSRQRNADIPDGIVDLQFAGGLCAVTASAVGGGSHLYTAVTLRAPEETFTPQWSALSRMVMDPYYDRVEAIIRPTRLPHTLPRTAAMQSAASHIGGRCVRLPLAMDWPENASDMAQPPTTSGLRREVATWLQGGRTCRKRTLDRTYLAQAESAGAEIRAMHDVTAIAPLDIDGGYEVRFNRPSNEYGTEAGSLRARRVVLSAGTFGTMKLLFHCRDAIGTLPHLSAALGWRFHTNGDFGAAIIGAAEPDADSGPPVTGWIDCWSDDRLFLMDTGVWPIGSLTALSTSLGRAWSIGVMGFDDNPCRLNWETNGHSPRGRWRFTRDAARSSAFDERRLARLRDLARAVGGRLLAPPAWFDRRMPSTVHPMGGAVIAESPAQGVTNPFGEVFGHPGLYLADASLFPTPTGVAPSMTIAAVAEWVIEHLLAEAGAKA
- a CDS encoding zinc ribbon domain-containing protein, producing MKRQVILIAILVLGAAVSAYVWTRPGENEVDQNLAAQKQEFVCEKCGTRFELTVAESTAMYRSETGVTCPNCKAGGAEKTDVKVRVSGFASEEDKEAAAADESGESAKSFGSRSRAQ
- the sppA gene encoding signal peptide peptidase SppA, with translation MRKQWMTMVAMLLVAAVVAAPVRADDEPEKKNADKTASKKADAESGAADKAKGGATAVEADPIKRLIEIRVDPFLVPARAINVPLPGRVRTAREFMENLEQLAKDDSVGAILLNLDGLSLAIPDIEELRRGLVKFRASGKKVKAYLNSGDPNGYLLACAADEIAMAPSGSLALPGLGRVFTYLKGMYQLQGIEYEVITAGEFKYPGFNNSREPNNHFLEEMNEIMDNQYADYVRMIAEGRKLSEEKVRGIIDECLFDAENAKNAGLVDELGYYEEFRERVLRREKFKKGSDGSSGMANITSLQDLLTQITKEMSKAQDSYKAVGPKIAVLHARGPIVDQSLGAGFASSMIMRDDFVKTIEEIRKNKTIRAVVLRIDSPGGSAYASDIIWKKLCELNDEKPLVVSMGTVAGSGGYYIAAPGRLIFAEPTTITGSIGVIAMLANQRSALNRMDVNVYEMKRGKRALLGSGHRDMSPEDKELFKTYILDTYEQFLDRVAEGRKMPKKELRKLAGGRIYTGRRAQQIGLVDRLGGLDDAIAAVRNMADIPASAEIKLVHYPRPSSLGELAESFFGVTALLETAKLAQTPAQTVSFDQQLSIFGGQPKALCWMAVPDLNALVTPWTPQLAPFSPWTFDGMPGFTKTPQLP